One part of the Triplophysa dalaica isolate WHDGS20190420 chromosome 25, ASM1584641v1, whole genome shotgun sequence genome encodes these proteins:
- the scn1bb gene encoding sodium channel, voltage-gated, type I, beta b — MNVFIRRLLSLCVFCALSVSLCSGACAEVDSDTEAVAGHGFQLGCLSCKVRLEVPATATVDWLFRAPGWKDFVHIYTYDGESPNIIHEQFQDRIQWHGSKKTFDLQDATINLLNVTFNDSGTYVCIFNRILKYEHYEFPTIVKKNFTLTVVPTARRGTASIVSEVMMYVSIIGLQFWLLVEMIYCYRKIAAAGEEALRASAAEYLAITSESKDNCAGVQVAE, encoded by the exons ATGAACGTGTTTATCAGACGGCTGCTGTCTCTCTGCGTGTTCTGCGCGCTGTCAG TGTCTCTGTGCAGCGGCGCGTGTGCAGAGGTGGACTCGGACACGGAGGCCGTGGCGGGTCATGGCTTCCAGCTCGGGTGTCTTTCCTGCAAGGTGCGATTAGAGGTGCCGGCCACAGCCACGGTGGACTGGCTCTTCAGGGCTCCAGGGTGGAAAGATTTTGTGCAC ATTTACACTTATGACGGCGAGTCTCCTAACATCATCCATGAGCAGTTCCAGGATCGAATACAGTGGCACGGCAGCAAGAAAACCTTTGACTTGCAGGACGCGACCATCAACCTTCTTAATGTGACTTTCAATGACTCGGGCACTTACGTCTGCATCTTCAACCGAATTCTCAAATACGAACATTATGAATTCCCCACCATCGTCAAAAAAAATTTTACTCTGACTGTGGTGCCTACAG ccagGCGTGGGACGGCGTCTATCGTGTCAGAGGTCATGATGTACGTGTCTATCATTGGGCTTCAGTTCTGGCTGCTGGTGGAGATGATCTACTGCTACAGGAAGATCGCTGCTGCCGGAGAGGAAGCGCTGAGAGCCAGCGC AGCGGAGTATTTAGCCATCACATCAGAGAGTAAAGATAACTGTGCTGGTGTGCAGGTAGCAGAATAA
- the zbtb22a gene encoding zinc finger and BTB domain-containing protein 22 translates to MEQMLGRPSAPLGPVLHVCFPSVRASVLENLNRQREEGQLCDLSIQVQGQVFRAHRCVLAASSPYFHDQVLLKNVTTVSLPSVMDPLAFESVLTSVYTGQLSIVRDDIVNYVTVASFLQMWHIVDKCTDILKRSRPLAQLSPGGTTSSSHQSPSSSDCCFAEEQDRGAGEQSVTLEKREHGALPPLATWRRPQQQQQGRWARSSVSIPLKAESPRPDCHPTGGDHSCSVLPLTHNEENEADSGARNRFRTRLQRGREDEEHRRRGERWMEADEGVGELSEEEKVRVKCEEHQAGGRLRERECGGSEACHPSQTDPPPQWHGDAEWPPGLCARSDGKKDSADEDGIDIGRFADGEFQTYDEIQEATGQVSQRPLLPVPPDEFVPGPSDLSWPQTVSPVSQSSSVPPSSPPLLTSPSSPLSGTSYAGKVHYCHCGKAYTLKSMRDRHVKMQHLNLRPFACPVCSKSFKMKHHLTKHVKTHGSLRPYECVFCGKKIVWRDSFLKHQARCQRLSAASSASITVEVSCEREDEFPSDDGPGQVKKEKTAEY, encoded by the exons ATGGAGCAGATGCTCGGCCGCCCCAGCGCTCCGCTCGGTCCGGTTCTGCACGTGTGTTTCCCCAGCGTCCGCGCGTCCGTTCTGGAGAACCTCAACCGGCAGCGCGAGGAGGGTCAGTTATGCGACCTGTCCATCCAGGTGCAGGGTCAGGTGTTCCGTGCACACCGCTGTGTGCTGGCCGCTTCGTCTCCCTACTTTCATGACCAG GTTCTGTTGAAGAACGTAACCACGGTTTCTCTTCCCTCTGTGATGGATCCTTTGGCATTCGAGAGCGTCTTAACCTCCGTGTACACGGGACAGCTCAGCATCGTACGCGACGATATAGTCAACTACGTCACCGTTGCCAGTTTCCTTCAGATGTGGCACATCGTGGATAAGTGTACAGACATCCTTAAGAGGTCACGACCTTTAGCCCAGCTCAGCCCAGGCGGGACGACCTCCTCGAGCCACCAGTCGCCCAGCAGCTCGGACTGCTGTTTTGCGGAAGAGCAGGACCGAGGTGCGGGAGAGCAAAGCGTGACCCTGGAGAAGAGGGAGCACGGCGCGTTACCTCCTCTGGCCACCTGGAGGCGTccgcagcagcagcagcagggCAGGTGGGCCAGAAGCAGCGTCTCCATCCCCCTCAAAGCGGAGTCGCCCCGGCCCGACTGCCACCCCACAGGAGGAGATCACAGCTGCTCCGTCCTTCCTCTGACGCACAACGAGGAAAATGAAGCGGACTCCGGCGCGCGCAACAGGTTCCGAACGCGCCTCCAAAGAGGCCGAGAGGACGAGGAGCACAGGAGGAGAGGGGAGAGGTGGATGGAGGCGGACGAAGGGGTGGGAGAGCTCTCGGAAGAGGAGAAAGTGAGAGTGAAGTGTGAGGAGCATCAGGCCG GGGGACGTCTCAGAGAGAGGGAGTGCGGAGGGAGCGAAGCGTGCCATCCATCTCAAACGGATCCGCCCCCTCAGTGGCACGGCGATGCCGAGTGGCCGCCGGGTTTGTGCGCTCGGTCAGACGGCAAGAAAGACTCCGCCGACGAAGACGGAATAGACATCGGCCGATTCGCCGACGGGGAGTTCCAGACATACGATGAGATTCAGGAGGCCACGGGGCAAGTTTCCCAGCGTCCTTTGCTCCCCGTGCCCCCCGACGAGTTTGTGCCGGGACCCTCCGATCTCTCTTGGCCCCAGACCGTCTCGCCGGTGTCACAGTCCTCCTCCGTTCCGCCCTCTTCCCCTCCTCTGCTCACTTCCCCCTCGTCTCCTCTCTCTGGGACGTCCTACGCGGGTAAAGTTCACTACTGCCACTGCGGTAAAGCCTACACGCTGAAGAGTATGCGCGACCGCCACGTCAAGATGCAGCACCTGAATCTCCGTCCGTTCGCCTGTCCCGTGTGCTCCAAGAGCTTTAAAATGAAGCACCACCTGACCAAACATGTCAAGACTCACGGAAGCCTGCGACCGTACGAGTGCGTCTTCTGCGGCAAGAAGATCGTCTGGAGGGACAGTTTCTTGAAACACCAGGCTCGCTGTCAGCGTCTCTCCGCCGCCTCGTCGGCCTCCATCACCGTGGAGGTGAGCTGTGAGCGGGAGGACGAGTTTCCGTCTGATGACGGGCCGGGACAAGTGAAGAAGGAGAAAACAGCAGAATATTAA
- the rnf139 gene encoding E3 ubiquitin-protein ligase RNF139 isoform X1 codes for MASAHGRLGQQILAVLDVALRVPSIFIIDAIFNSNSDPGSALLRALGVLVSAVVLVLSQKSLFRFYSLFSAIMLGAASVLVNYYGTSHADTYGTYHAAALGLGRVPLNGPTLWLGLALLQLLFGLGYVALLNVPPACAALVVLDVTAPLWGLVMDFPADVRRTVAAVSGLLLAAHAAASLLLRLKRFYYSCRYVHLLLRHMYRIYGLQLLLEDTWKRIRFPDILRVFWLTRVMAQAVVLVYVVRAVRSESGLQLTWDVFWDLFSNLIISGCDSTLTVLGMSAVISSLAHYLGLSILAFIGSTEEEDKRLGFVAPVLFFILALQTGLSGLDPAERLVRLSRNMCLLLTAILHFIHGMTDPVLMSLGASHVSSARRHLPVLLVSALLFALPVLLSHELWRRFVLNTWLFAVTAFCVELCLKVLVSLTVYGLFMIDGFYNVLWEKLDDHVYYVRSAGNIIEFVFGVIMFGNGAYTMMFESGSKIRACMMCLHAYFNIYLQAKNGWKTFINRRTAVKKINSLPEVKGAQLRDIEDVCAICYQEFGASARITPCHHYFHALCLRKWLYIQDTCPMCHQRVYVEEDAREHTAFFNNNGYAAPGQERAEDVDGPDAPEVAEPGGAEPENQLLEDNDSIEYDEEEWGTQPGVTHMEEEYMDDDTDSN; via the exons ATGGCCTCAGCTCACGGGCGGCTGGGTCAGCAGATTCTGGCCGTGCTCGATGTGGCTCTGCGGGTCCCGAGCATCTTTATCATTGACGCCATCTTTAACTCGAACTCTGATCCCGGGAGCGCGCTCCTCCGAGCCTTAG GGGTTCTGGTGTCCGCCGTGGTTCTGGTTTTGTCTCAGAAATCTCTGTTCAGGTTCTACTCTCTCTTCTCGGCCATTATGTTGGGAGCGGCGTCGGTTCTGGTGAATTACTACGGCACGTCTCACGCGGACACGTACGGCACTTACCACGCGGCAGCACTGGGCTTGGGACGGGTGCCGCTCAACGGTCCAACGCTGTGGCTGGGACTGGCGCTGCTGCAGTTGCTCTTCGGATTGGGATACGTGGCGCTTCTCAACGTGCCGCCGGCGTGCGCTGCCCTCGTGGTCCTGGACGTCACGGCCCCCCTGTGGGGACTGGTCATGGATTTCCCGGCGGACGTTAGGCGGACGGTTGCAGCGGTCTCCGGGCTGCTGCTGGCGGCGCACGCGGCGGCCAGCCTCCTGCTGAGACTCAAGCGCTTCTATTACTCGTGCCGCTACGTTCACCTGCTGCTGCGGCACATGTACCGCATCTATGGCCTGCAGCTGCTGCTGGAGGACACCTGGAAGCGCATCCGCTTCCCTGACATCCTCCGTGTCTTCTGGCTGACACGCGTGATGGCGCAGGCCGTGGTGCTGGTGTACGTGGTGAGGGCGGTGCGGTCGGAGAGCGGCCTGCAGCTCACATGGGACGTGTTCTGGGACCTGTTCAGCAACCTGATCATCAGCGGCTGCGACTCCACGCTCACCGTGCTGGGCATGAGCGCCGTCATTTCGTCTCTGGCTCACTACCTGGGCCTGAGCATCTTAGCCTTCATCGGCTCCACTGAAGAGGAGGACAAGAGGCTGGGCTTCGTGGCGCCCGTGCTATTCTTCATCCTGGCCCTGCAGACGGGTCTGAGCGGGCTGGACCCCGCCGAGCGCCTGGTGCGCCTCAGCCGCAACATGTGCCTTCTGCTCACCGCCATCCTGCACTTCATCCACGGCATGACGGACCCGGTGCTCATGTCGCTGGGCGCTTCGCACGTGTCCTCAGCCCGCCGGCACCTGCCCGTGCTGCTGGTGTCGGCGCTGCTGTTCGCGCTGCCCGTGCTGCTCAGTCACGAGTTGTGGCGGCGCTTCGTGCTCAACACCTGGCTGTTCGCTGTCACCGCCTTCTGCGTGGAGCTCTGCCTGAAGGTACTGGTGTCGCTCACCGTCTACGGCCTCTTCATGATTGACGGGTTCTACAACGTGTTGTGGGAGAAGCTGGACGATCACGTCTACTACGTCCGCTCAGCCGGCAACATCATTGAGTTTGTCTTCGGTGTGATCATGTTCGGGAACGGCGCCTACACCATGATGTTCGAGTCGGGCAGCAAGATCCGGGCCTGCATGATGTGCCTGCACGCCTACTTCAACATCTACCTGCAGGCCAAGAACGGCTGGAAGACCTTCATAAACCGGCGGACGGCAGTCAAAAAGATCAACTCGCTGCCCGAGGTCAAAGGGGCTCAGCTCCGGGACATCGAGGACGTCTGCGCCATCTGCTACCAGGAGTTCGGCGCCTCGGCTCGCATCACCCCCTGCCACCACTACTTCCACGCGCTCTGCCTCCGCAAGTGGCTGTACATCCAGGACACGTGTCCCATGTGCCATCAGCGCGTCTACGTGGAGGAGGACGCCCGCGAGCACACCGCATTCTTCAACAACAATGGCTACGCCGCTCCGGGCCAGGAGCGGGCCGAGGACGTGGACGGGCCGGACGCTCCGGAGGTGGCCGAGCCGGGAGGGGCGGAGCCTGAAAACCAACTCTTGGAGGACAACGACAGTATCGAGTACGACGAGGAGGAGTGGGGCACGCAGCCCGGCGTCACGCACATGGAGGAGGAGTACATGGACGATGACACCGACTCTAATTGA
- the rnf139 gene encoding E3 ubiquitin-protein ligase RNF139 isoform X2, which produces MNGVLVSAVVLVLSQKSLFRFYSLFSAIMLGAASVLVNYYGTSHADTYGTYHAAALGLGRVPLNGPTLWLGLALLQLLFGLGYVALLNVPPACAALVVLDVTAPLWGLVMDFPADVRRTVAAVSGLLLAAHAAASLLLRLKRFYYSCRYVHLLLRHMYRIYGLQLLLEDTWKRIRFPDILRVFWLTRVMAQAVVLVYVVRAVRSESGLQLTWDVFWDLFSNLIISGCDSTLTVLGMSAVISSLAHYLGLSILAFIGSTEEEDKRLGFVAPVLFFILALQTGLSGLDPAERLVRLSRNMCLLLTAILHFIHGMTDPVLMSLGASHVSSARRHLPVLLVSALLFALPVLLSHELWRRFVLNTWLFAVTAFCVELCLKVLVSLTVYGLFMIDGFYNVLWEKLDDHVYYVRSAGNIIEFVFGVIMFGNGAYTMMFESGSKIRACMMCLHAYFNIYLQAKNGWKTFINRRTAVKKINSLPEVKGAQLRDIEDVCAICYQEFGASARITPCHHYFHALCLRKWLYIQDTCPMCHQRVYVEEDAREHTAFFNNNGYAAPGQERAEDVDGPDAPEVAEPGGAEPENQLLEDNDSIEYDEEEWGTQPGVTHMEEEYMDDDTDSN; this is translated from the exons ATGAATG GGGTTCTGGTGTCCGCCGTGGTTCTGGTTTTGTCTCAGAAATCTCTGTTCAGGTTCTACTCTCTCTTCTCGGCCATTATGTTGGGAGCGGCGTCGGTTCTGGTGAATTACTACGGCACGTCTCACGCGGACACGTACGGCACTTACCACGCGGCAGCACTGGGCTTGGGACGGGTGCCGCTCAACGGTCCAACGCTGTGGCTGGGACTGGCGCTGCTGCAGTTGCTCTTCGGATTGGGATACGTGGCGCTTCTCAACGTGCCGCCGGCGTGCGCTGCCCTCGTGGTCCTGGACGTCACGGCCCCCCTGTGGGGACTGGTCATGGATTTCCCGGCGGACGTTAGGCGGACGGTTGCAGCGGTCTCCGGGCTGCTGCTGGCGGCGCACGCGGCGGCCAGCCTCCTGCTGAGACTCAAGCGCTTCTATTACTCGTGCCGCTACGTTCACCTGCTGCTGCGGCACATGTACCGCATCTATGGCCTGCAGCTGCTGCTGGAGGACACCTGGAAGCGCATCCGCTTCCCTGACATCCTCCGTGTCTTCTGGCTGACACGCGTGATGGCGCAGGCCGTGGTGCTGGTGTACGTGGTGAGGGCGGTGCGGTCGGAGAGCGGCCTGCAGCTCACATGGGACGTGTTCTGGGACCTGTTCAGCAACCTGATCATCAGCGGCTGCGACTCCACGCTCACCGTGCTGGGCATGAGCGCCGTCATTTCGTCTCTGGCTCACTACCTGGGCCTGAGCATCTTAGCCTTCATCGGCTCCACTGAAGAGGAGGACAAGAGGCTGGGCTTCGTGGCGCCCGTGCTATTCTTCATCCTGGCCCTGCAGACGGGTCTGAGCGGGCTGGACCCCGCCGAGCGCCTGGTGCGCCTCAGCCGCAACATGTGCCTTCTGCTCACCGCCATCCTGCACTTCATCCACGGCATGACGGACCCGGTGCTCATGTCGCTGGGCGCTTCGCACGTGTCCTCAGCCCGCCGGCACCTGCCCGTGCTGCTGGTGTCGGCGCTGCTGTTCGCGCTGCCCGTGCTGCTCAGTCACGAGTTGTGGCGGCGCTTCGTGCTCAACACCTGGCTGTTCGCTGTCACCGCCTTCTGCGTGGAGCTCTGCCTGAAGGTACTGGTGTCGCTCACCGTCTACGGCCTCTTCATGATTGACGGGTTCTACAACGTGTTGTGGGAGAAGCTGGACGATCACGTCTACTACGTCCGCTCAGCCGGCAACATCATTGAGTTTGTCTTCGGTGTGATCATGTTCGGGAACGGCGCCTACACCATGATGTTCGAGTCGGGCAGCAAGATCCGGGCCTGCATGATGTGCCTGCACGCCTACTTCAACATCTACCTGCAGGCCAAGAACGGCTGGAAGACCTTCATAAACCGGCGGACGGCAGTCAAAAAGATCAACTCGCTGCCCGAGGTCAAAGGGGCTCAGCTCCGGGACATCGAGGACGTCTGCGCCATCTGCTACCAGGAGTTCGGCGCCTCGGCTCGCATCACCCCCTGCCACCACTACTTCCACGCGCTCTGCCTCCGCAAGTGGCTGTACATCCAGGACACGTGTCCCATGTGCCATCAGCGCGTCTACGTGGAGGAGGACGCCCGCGAGCACACCGCATTCTTCAACAACAATGGCTACGCCGCTCCGGGCCAGGAGCGGGCCGAGGACGTGGACGGGCCGGACGCTCCGGAGGTGGCCGAGCCGGGAGGGGCGGAGCCTGAAAACCAACTCTTGGAGGACAACGACAGTATCGAGTACGACGAGGAGGAGTGGGGCACGCAGCCCGGCGTCACGCACATGGAGGAGGAGTACATGGACGATGACACCGACTCTAATTGA